A DNA window from Melanotaenia boesemani isolate fMelBoe1 chromosome 6, fMelBoe1.pri, whole genome shotgun sequence contains the following coding sequences:
- the twist1b gene encoding twist-related protein 1b encodes MSEENLGEESGSSPVSPVDSLSNSEGELDRQPKRCGRKRRPSRKNGEDSDSPTPGKRGKKSSSSSPQSFEELQSQRVMANVRERQRTQSLNEAFAALRKIIPTLPSDKLSKIQTLKLAARYIDFLCQVLQSDELDSKMSSCSYVAHERLSYAFSVWRMEGAWSMSTSH; translated from the coding sequence ATGTCTGAGGAAAATCTAGGGGAAGAGTCCGGGAGCTCTCCTGTCTCTCCTGTGGACAGCCTGAGCAACAGCGAGGGGGAGCTGGACAGACAGCCGAAGAGAtgtgggaggaagaggagaccGAGCAGGAAAAATGGGGAGGACTCAGATAGCCCGACCCCtgggaaaagagggaagaagtccagcagcagcagcccccAGTCTTTCGAGGAGCTCCAGTCGCAGCGGGTCATGGCCAACGTCCGGGAGCGACAGAGGACCCAATCTCTCAACGAGGCGTTCGCAGCTCTGCGGAAAATTATCCCCACTTTACCATCGGACAAACTCAGCAAAATACAGACCCTAAAACTTGCAGCCAGATACATCGACTTCCTCTGCCAGGTCCTGCAGAGCGACGAGCTGGACTCCAAGATGTCAAGCTGTAGTTATGTGGCTCACGAGAGGCTGAGCTACGCCTTCTCTGTATGGAGGATGGAGGGCGCTTGGTCCATGTCAACATCTCATTAA